The following are encoded in a window of Rosa chinensis cultivar Old Blush chromosome 4, RchiOBHm-V2, whole genome shotgun sequence genomic DNA:
- the LOC112197696 gene encoding pumilio homolog 24, whose amino-acid sequence MAAKDHDTRLKKRKQVSGGTKPETHHTSTSKKPKLVGSKPTNPRNNDSSKPFKRPKPAGPDSAEKTTPLSKKELRVRAKELAEARKKKRKRYYNLEHELAHLWEKMRSRDISKEDRYKLVSEALEKMKGKIPEIASSHVSSRVLQTCVKYCTKAERDAKKKKADGDAKKRKAEKDAVFEELKPHFLTLSRSAYGVHLVKKMLDNASKQQLAEFISSLHGHVASLLRHMVGSVVIEHAYQLGNAAQKQELLVELYSTELQLFKDLVLKKEGRLVDIISKLDLQKSSVLKHMTSVIQPILEKGIVDHSILHRVLIEYFTIAEEFSATDVIKQLSGPLLVRMIHTRDGSRVGMLCVKHGSAKERKKIIKGMKGHIRNIASDQCGSMVLVSLVSVVDDTKLITKVVINELQEHLKDLVFDKDGRRPLLQLLHPNCSRYLTPYDLASLSLSIPSLSNKVESDIPSEGMETETNDPDESTQLVDGGKKDPSVRRQELLVKSGLAERLVDVCIASAGELLRSNFGKEVMYEVATGGADGILHPILDDKLNELYEAIATLVAEPKSEEPKEEHLLENFHSSRTIRRLILDCPAFASTLWSKALKGKCELWAQGHSCRVVSAFLASSDSKVNKLAKKELQPLIDAGTLKVPETQAAIGTKE is encoded by the exons ATGGCGGCCAAGGACCACGACACCAGACTAAAGAAGCGGAAGCAAGTTTCCGGCGGTACTAAGCCGGAGACCCACCATACCTCCACTTCCAAGAAACCCAAGCTCGTCGGTTCAAAGCCCACCAATCCTCGAAACAATGACTCCTCTAAACCCTTCAAACGCCCCAAACCGGCGGGGCCTGACAGCGCCGAGAAAACGACGCCGTTGTCGAAGAAAGAGCTTCGCGTCCGCGCTAAG GAGCTTGCAGAAGCTAGGAAGAAGAAGCGAAAGCGTTATTACAATTTAGAGCAT GAGCTTGCGCATCTGTGGGAGAAGATGAGGAGTCGAGATATTTCCAAGGAAGATAGATATAA GTTGGTTAGCGAAGCACTTGAAAAAATGAAGGGGAAAATTCCTGAAATTGCTAGCTCCCATGTTTCTTCCCGTGTTCTGCAG aCTTGTGTTAAGTACTGCACGAAAGCAGAAAGGgatgcaaaaaagaaaaaagcggACGGGGAtgcaaaaaagagaaaagcagaaAAGGATGCAGTATTTGAGGAGCTTAAGCCGCATTTTCTTACCCTTTCACGCAGTGCATATGGTGTTCATCTGGTGAAAAAGATGTTAGATAATG CCTCCAAACAGCAGCTTGCGGAGTTTATTTCATCACTCCATGGACATGTTGCATCCCTTCTGCGTCACATGGTTGGATCTGTAG TCATAgagcatgcataccaattgggAAATGCAGCTCAAAAACAAGAACTTTTGGTGGAACTATATTCTACAGAACTACAGTTGTTTAAGGACTTGGTCTTGAAGAAAGAGGGAAG GTTAGTAGATATAATATCAAAGTTAGATCTGCAGAAATCTTCAGTCCTGAAGCACATGACTTCGGTGATTCAACCAATTTTAGAGAAAGGAATAGTTGACCACTCTATATTACATAGGGTGTTGATAGAGTACTTCACCATAGCTGAAGAG ttCTCTGCCACAGATGTCATTAAACAGTTGTCAGGTCCTCTTCTTGTCCGAATGATTCATACAAGGGATGGATCTAGGGTTGGAATGCTCTGTGTCAAGCATGGCAGTGCAAAG gaaagaaagaagataatCAAAGGAATGAAAGGCCACATACGGAATATAGCTAGTGATCAATGTGGAAGTATG GTGCTTGTTTCTCTTGTTTCAGTTGTTGATGACACGAAGCTTATTACAAAG GTTGTCATTAATGAGCTTCAAGAACATTTAAAGGATCTTGTTTTTGATAAG GATGGAAGGCGTCCGTTGCTACAGCTACTTCATCCAAATTGTTCACGCTATTTGACTCCGTATGACCTGGCTTCTCTCAGTTTGTCCATCCCTTCTTTATCCAACAAG GTTGAGTCAGACATCCCTTCTGAAGGGATGGAAACTGAAACTAATGATCCTGATGAGAGTACCCAATTAGTTGATGGTGGAAAAAAAGATCCTTCAGTTCGAAGGCAAGAATTGTTAGTCAAGAGTGGGCTTGCTGAG AGGCTAGTTGATGTATGCATTGCAAGTGCAGGGGAGTTGCTTAGATCAAACTTTGGCAAAGAAGTCATGTATGAG GTTGCAACTGGGGGTGCTGATGGAATCCTCCACCCAATTTTGGATGACAAGTTGAATGAACTATATGAAGCTATAGCAACTCTTGTTGCAGAGCCCAAATCCGAAGAACCAAAAGAAGAACACCTCCTTGAAAATTTCCATTCTAGTCGGACCATTAGAAGACTAATCTTGGATTGCCCTGCATTCGCTTCCACTCTGTGGAGTAAGGCACTGAAAGGGAAATGTGAATTGTGGGCCCAAGGTCACAG CTGTAGGGTAGTCTCTGCATTCTTAGCATCTTCAGACTCCAAGGTTAACAAGCTGGCAAAGAAGGAGTTGCAGCCACTGATAGATGCTGGTACTCTGAAAGTCCCCGAGACACAAGCAGCCATTGGAACCAAGGAATGA
- the LOC112196773 gene encoding probable protein phosphatase 2C 34, with protein sequence MVLFPSFLDGLGRTISIKKTKNCHGDVAKETAEALTKEAKKNELVLSSSGIVDSDKSNNFSSVCSKRGQKGINQDCLVIWEEFGCQEDMIFCGVFDGHGQWGHLVSKRVRQSMPSSLLCNWQETLSLTSLDLNFKMEMDRNLHRYDTWKQSLLKTYAAIDQELKHSAKIDSYRSGTTALTIIKQGELLIIAHVGDSRAVLASTSEDGSLVPIQLTVDFKPNLPQEAERIRRSNGRVFCLHDEPGTYRVWMPNGKTPGLAVSRAFGDYCVKDFGLISVPDVSQRYITSKDQFVILATDGVWDVISNKEAIQIVSSAPDRNKAAKRLVACAALAWKSKRRGIAMDDISAICLFFHPNSSSQQTNPLVSEYTGVKTSGCM encoded by the exons ATGGTGCTGTTTCCATCTTTCCTAGATGGGTTGGGAAGAACCATCTCGATCAAGAAGACCAAGAATTGCCATGGTGATGTGGCAAAGGAGACTGCAGAAGCATTGACAAAGGAAGCAAAAAAGAATGAGCTGGTTTTGAGTTCTTCTGGGATTGTTGACTCTGACAAGTCTAacaatttttcttctgtttgcTCCAAGAGAGGCCAAAAGGGTATCAATCAGGATTGTTTAGTCATTTGGGAG GAATTTGGGTGCCAAGAAGACATGATCTTTTGTGGAGTGTTTGATGGGCATGGACAGTGGGGACATCTTGTTAGCAAAAGGGTCAGGCAATCTATGCCTTCTTCTTTGTTGTGCAATTGGCAAGAAACTCTCAGTTTAACATCACTTGACCTGAATTTTAAAATGGAGATGGATCGAAATCTCCATCGATATGATACATGGAAGCAGTCCCTTCTTAAAACATACGCTGCCATTGACCAGGAGCTTAAGCATTCTGCTAAAATCGATTCCTATCGAAGTGGTACTACAGCGTTGACAATTATTAAGCAG GGTGAACTTCTCATCATAGCACATGTTGGCGATTCTAGGGCTGTTTTGGCCTCCACTTCAGAAGATGGGAGCTTGGTACCTATCCAGCTTACAGTCGACTTCAAGCCTAACTTACCTC AGGAGGCTGAGAGAATCAGAAGGTCCAATGGACGAGTGTTTTGTCTACACGATGAACCGGGGACTTATAGGGTGTGGATGCCAAATGGCAAGACACCAGGACTGGCAGTATCAAGAGCTTTTGGTGACTATTGTGTTAAGGACTTTGGGCTTATTTCTGTGCCTGATGTGAGCCAAAGATACATAACCAGCAAGGACCAGTTTGTCATTCTAGCAACAGATGGG GTATGGGATGTTATTTCCAACAAAGAAGCTATACAGATAGTTTCTTCGGCACCAGATAGGAACAAAGCAGCAAAAAGACTGGTGGCATGTGCTGCTCTTGCATGGAAGTCTAAGAGAAGAGGCATTGCAATGGATGACATCTCCGCTATTTGCCTGTTCTTTCACCCCAACTCATCATCGCAACAAACCAACCCTTTGGTCTCTGAATATACTGGTGTGAAGACATCCGGGTGTATGTAG
- the LOC112200812 gene encoding dnaJ-related protein rsp1: protein MEHESDFKSQLVTEICSISKFSIVCSHRHCTSPVRSSSPFVDWYRLLGVEETAGIDVIRKRYHELALQLHPDKNKHAKAEVAFKLVSEAYSCLSDHENRRAFDLERWSKFCFECGTIPYTTYKTPSNAKASEHKGWNPTSSSRSCKVIKGLKDMRNRFREEARVIENCLRANNAASRNESSLFSPTSYMFQSNSNPRLSRETPVFNPSDHVVQGYPHVRTRIYDKDKSRSFWCLRTGHHILNYEQGRASRATYDSPVFEVRSERGILKSRSTCVRS, encoded by the exons ATGGAACATGAATCTGACTTCAAATCGCAGTTGGTGACAGAGATTTGCTCCATTTCGAAATTCTCTATTGTCTGTTCTCATAGGCATTGCACCAGCCCTGTTCGATCTTCTTCACCTTTCGTCGATTGGTATCGTCTTCTTGGG GTGGAAGAAACAGCTGGGATTGATGTTATAAGAAAGAGATACCATGAACTTG CTTTACAACTTCACCCAGATAAGAACAAACATGCCAAGGCTGAAGTTGCCTTCAAACTTGTCTCAGAG GCATATTCATGTCTCTCTGATCATGAAAATAGAAGAGCTTTTGACTTGGAGAGATGGAGCAAGTTCTGCTTTGAGTGTGGTACAATCCCCTACACAACCTACAAGACTCCCAGCAATGCCAAGGCTTCAGAACACAAGGGTTGGAATCCCACAAGCAGTTCGAGGTCTTGTAAAGTTATCAAGGGCCTGAAAGATATGAGAAACCGGTTTAGAGAAGAGGCAAGAGTGATCGAAAACTGTCTGAGGGCTAATAATGCAGCATCAAGAAATGAATCCTCGCTCTTCAGTCCAACTTCTTATATGtttcagagcaattctaatccTAGGTTGAGCAGGGAAACCCCCGTTTTCAACCCATCTGATCATGTGGTTCAAGGATATCCCCATGTCAGGACTCGAATTTACGACAAAGATAAATCTCGGAGCTTTTGGTGCTTGAGAACAGGGCATCATATATTGAATTATGAACAAGGAAGGGCTAGTAGGGCTACATATGATTCTCCAGTATTTGAGGTCAGATCAGAAAGGGGAATTTTAAAGAGTAGATCTACTTGTGTTCGTTCGTAG
- the LOC112195946 gene encoding major strawberry allergen Fra a 1.05-like, producing the protein MGVFTYETEFSSVIPPPRLFKAFILDADNLIPKIAPQAVKCAEIIEGDGGVGTIKKISFGEGSQFGSVTHKIDGIDKDNFVYSYSLVEGDALSDKIEKISYETKLVASSDGGSIIKSTSNYHTKGDVEIKEEHVKAGKEKASHLFKLVEGYLLANPNEYC; encoded by the coding sequence ATGGGTGTGTTCACTTATGAAACCGAGTTCTCATCCGTCATCCCACCACCAAGATTGTTCAAGGCTTTTATCCTTGATGCCGACAATCTCATCCCCAAGATTGCTCCACAAGCAGTTAAGTGTGCTGAAATCATCGAAGGAGATGGAGGTGTAGGAACCATCAAGAAGATCTCCTTTGGTGAAGGCAGCCAGTTCGGCTCTGTGACCCACAAGATCGATGGGATTGACAAAGACAACTTTGTCTACAGCTACAGTTTGGTCGAAGGAGATGCCTTGTCCGACAAGATTGAGAAGATCTCTTACGAGACCAAATTGGTGGCATCTTCCGATGGAGGATccatcatcaagagcaccagTAACTACCACACCAAAGGTGACGTGGAGATCAAGGAAGAGCACGTTAAGGCTGGAAAAGAGAAAGCGTCCCATCTCTTCAAGCTTGTTGAAGGCTACCTCTTGGCCAATCCCAATGAATACTGTTGA
- the LOC112197838 gene encoding major strawberry allergen Fra a 1.07 — protein MGVFTYETEFTSVIPPPRLFKAFVLDADNLIPKIAPQAVKSAEIVEGDGGVGTIKKIHLGEGSEYSYVKHQIDGLDKDNFVYNYSIIEGDAIGDKVEKISYEIKLVASPSGGSIIKSTSNYHCKGEVEIKEEHVKAGKERAAGLFKIIENYLLGNLEAYN, from the coding sequence ATGGGTGTGTTCACTTATGAAACTGAGTTCACCTCTGTCATCCCACCACCAAGACTCTTCAAGGCCTTTGTCCTTGATGCTGATAACCTTATCCCCAAAATTGCCCCACAGGCTGTGAAGAGTGCCGAAATAGTTGAGGGAGATGGAGGAGTAGGAACCATCAAGAAGATTCACCTCGGTGAAGGCAGCGAATACAGCTATGTGAAGCATCAGATTGATGGACTTGACAAAGACAACTTTGTTTACAACTATAGCATTATTGAGGGGGATGCTATCGGAGACAAAGTTGAGAAAATTTCGTACGAGATTAAATTGGTGGCATCTCCAAGTGGAGGTTCCATCATTAAGAGCACCAGCAACTACCATTGCAAAGGTGAGGTTGAGATCAAGGAAGAGCATGTTAAGGCCGGAAAAGAAAGAGCTGCTGGTTTATTCAAGATCATTGAAAACTACCTTTTGGGCAACCTTGAGGCTTACAACTAA
- the LOC112196772 gene encoding uncharacterized protein LOC112196772, producing MAAGTMATAAGAAVILYYMFGRRASSKDGVEDDDDDNRSGDFSKSRSARRRLSRRPAQAPATWIESMSTLSDTLRFTYSETLGKWPIGDLAFGINYLMRRQGNLQVASVYAGCDSVQLKGAKIIEELNYYLKLLTLCYLFSKKPFPVFLESGGFSMEDVLLQKPKAALLKPAFTILRDKDSKCFLLLIRGTHSIKDTLTAATGAVAPFHHSVLHDGGISNLVLGYAHCGMVAAARWIAKLSTPCLLEALGEYPEYTVKVVGHSLGGGTAALLTYILREQRELSSSTCITFAPAACITMELAESGKHFITTIINGSDLVPTFSAASVDDLRSEVTASSWLNDLRDQVEHTRVLNVVYRSATALGSRLPSIASAKARVAGAGALLRPVSSSTQVVMKRAQNVALAVVRTRSSISSWSCMGARRRNVGQSLNSTMGDSHETSVICERDSESLAEGTTADPMLDNLVCSSGGSGHDDTDEEEQLLPVHEDPTTSAVEDITEGELWYELEKELTRQENAINVQAKEEEAAAVKEITEEENMLVDVAESNTPISSADISESHRFYPPGRIMHIISVTSFDSTNLDHDGPSEEHVGIYETRRELYSKLRLSRTMINDHYMPMYKKMMELLIRELENEEANSSVM from the exons ATGGCGGCGGGGACAATGGCGACCGCCGCCGGAGCTGCTGTGATTCTTTACTACATGTTTGGCCGGAGAGCGTCGTCGAAGGACGGCGTTgaggacgacgacgacgacaatCGGAGCGGAGATTTCTCCAAGTCGAGATCGGCTAGGAGGAGGCTTTCTCGGCGACCGGCTCAGGCGCCGGCCACGTGGATCGAGTCAATGTCCACCTTGTCCGATACGCTGCGTTTCACTTACTCTGAGACTCTAGGGAAATGGCCGATCGGCGACTTGGCCTTCGGCATTAACTACCTCATGCGTAGGCAG GGGAATTTACAAGTGGCGAGTGTGTATGCTGGTTGTGATAGTGTGCAGCTCAAAGGCGCTAAGATTATTGAGGAACTAAATTATTACTTGAAGCTGTTGACGCTTTGTTATCTGTTTTCCAAGAAGCCCTTTCCGGTGTTTTTAGAGTCCGGCGGTTTCTCTATGGAAGATGTCCTTCTTCAGAAGCCCAAGGCTGCG CTTCTGAAGCCTGCGTTCACCATTCTACGTGATAAAGATTCAAAATGCTTTCTTCTGTTGATACGTGGTACACATAGTATCAAAGATACACTAACTGCCGCAACTGGTGCAGTGGCCCCTTTCCACCATTCGGTTTTGCATGATGGTGGAATAAGCAACTTAGTCCTAGGATATGCTCACTGTGGGATGGTTGCTGCAGCCCGTTGGATTGCTAAGCTCAGTACTCCTTGCTTGCTTGAGGCTCTTGGTGAATATCCTGAGTATACAGTAAAG GTTGTTGGACATTCACTGGGGGGTGGTACAGCTGCTTTATTAACATACATTCTCCGGGAACAGAGAGAATTATCTTCAAGTACTTGCATTACATTTGCCCCAG CTGCCTGTATAACAATGGAGTTGGCAGAATCTGGCAAGCACTTCATCACTACTATCATCAATGGCTCTGACCTGGTGCCTACATTCTCAGCAGCTTCTGTTGATGACCTCCGCTCTGAG GTCACAGCTTCATCTTGGTTAAATGATTTGCGGGATCAGGTTGAGCATACACGTGTTTTGAATGTTGTTTATCGTTCAGCAACTGCTCTAGGTTCTCGTCTACCATCTATAGCTAGTGCAAAAGCCAGGGTTGCTGGTGCAGGTGCACTATTGAGGCCAGTATCCAGCAGTACTCAG GTTGTGATGAAGCGTGCACAAAATGTTGCCCTAGCTGTTGTTAGAACCCGTTCATCTATATCATCTTGGTCTTGCATGGGTGCACGTCGCCGTAATGTGGGTCAATCATTGAACTCTACCATGGGTGATTCACATGAAACTTCTGTAATATGTGAAAGGGATTCTGAATCTCTGGCTGAAGGAACAACCGCTGACCCAATGCTGGATAATTTGGTGTGTAGTTCTGGTGGATCAGGTCATGATGATACTGATGAAGAGGAGCAGCTTTTGCCAGTGCATGAAGATCCAACCACATCTGCTGTCGAAGACATTACTGAAGGTGAATTGTGGTATGAACTGGAGAAGGAGCTTACGAGGCAGGAGAATGCAATCAATGTTCAGGCTAAGGAGGAAGAAGCTGCTGCAGTTAAAGAAATAACCGAGGAAGAAAATATGCTGGTTGATGTTGCAGAAAGCAATACGCCAATCTCTTCCGCAGACATTTCTGAGAGCCACCGGTTCTATCCCCCTGGCAGAATCATGCACATTATATCAGTAACCTCGTTTGATTCTACCAATTTAGACCATGATGGACCGAGTGAAGAGCATGTTGGTATATACGAGACACGTAGAGAACTGTACAGTAAGCTCCGACTTTCTAGAACGATGATCAACGATCACTATATGCCTATGTATAAGAAAATGATGGAATTGTTGATTAGAGAACTGGAAAATGAGGAAGCAAATAGTTCTGTTATGTAA